Sequence from the Xiphophorus maculatus strain JP 163 A chromosome 16, X_maculatus-5.0-male, whole genome shotgun sequence genome:
AACATTTGACCTATTGAGGTGATTAGAAGTCAATTCTCTGAACAGGGGTTTCCTGGTCCCACAAGCACCAGTGGTTCATCTGCACACTGTCAGCTgtcagtattttcttttaaacagatttaGTTACCTCCGCCATTTACTCTGTGCgtaaagttgaaaatgtctgcCCATCTCCTCCAAGTGGTCAGGAGTGCGAACTATAAGCTGTCGAAATGACAGagaacaaacacattaaaataatagaGTAACATTTTCTATGTGAAATGATGCGACCAAAGTAACAGAGTCATACGTTTCCTGATTTCTTCCAGGAGTGTCAACATATTTATATTGCTGCTTATCAGATTTCCTGTGGGAAGTGTAATAAATGATAACGCTGTGTGTGGTTTTCAGTGGCGAGCCTGCAGGCCCAGCTAGCCGAGTACCGGGCCCAGGCCGAGCACTGGCAGGGCGTGGCAACCATCTGTGAGCTGAGCAAACAGGAGGAACTGGCCGAGCTGCAGAAACAATGTGATGAAGAGATACAGTCTCTGCAGGAGGCGCTCAGAGGTCAGGAACTGTGTGTTAGCACTATGTTGTTATACTGCTCTATAAgtgcacagcagcagaaactaaATGTTCATTAGGGCTAATTAATCCTGAACACCTTGTTTTCAGAGACTGCAGCTCAGTATGAAGCCAGGATAGCAGTGCTGCAGTCCCAGCCTGTGGACTGGAGGAGAACCAGTGGACACAACGCAGTCAGTTTGCTtctcttttaatattttaagtgttttagtCCGGATCTCATCGATTGTTTTCTGTCTATTAGACCAGCAGCAGGAAGGGCCGGGGCGACGCCGACTTCTCCACTAATGACTCTCCAACATCGGGTGTCAATAGCTCGAAAGAGGATGAAGCAGCTTCGCCTGCGGACCAAACGAGAAGTCAACCAGCAGAGTCGGAGGCAGCGGCAGAAGGAGAAAGCTCGGCACTCTCGGCCGAGGGTTATTTCTCATTGCAGAACTGCGACTCGGCATCGCTGTCCTCGTTCTCCTTGGACACGCCGTCTCTGCCCAGAAAGCTCCTCGCTCAGGACGACACAGATTCGCTGGTTTCCACAGGAACGCTGGTTCCCGAAGCCATCTACCTGCCGCCAGCCGGACACCGCCTCGTAACGCACAGCGACTGGGACGCCATGAACGCGCAGGTCCGAAGACGGCAGCATTCGGCTTTCAGGCGGTGGCAGGTCAGAGGGTTTAGTAAACCTGTGCTGTGCTTGGCAGCTGTCAGAGCTGCGAGGGGAAGTGAGCCGGCTGCAGGCGgagaaggaggagctggagagagAGCTGGATACACACACCCACCAAACCCACAAACAGGTGGGACACACTGCCCTGATTGGTTGATGTGTgatcatattttttgttaaagggtattatttttgcattctgatttatttgtaaTCAAGAGATGATatgtaataaagtaaaaattgcttaattttttgtgtgattttaaagtGTGGCTCCAATTAAGAACAGCACAGCacatttgtgcttttctttaacATGTTGTTGAATTTAGCAAAGAAAACAGTGACAATTGGATGTGTCCTGATTAGTGCGTCTCCAGAGTTAATCAGCTTCATCTACCAGAAATGTGCAGATTTGAATAAAAGTTGTTTGTTGGTGTTCAGGTCTCACTGCTCCAGTCTCAGGTCCAGGCCTCAGAGACGCTTCTACAAGATTTACAGAAATctttcagccaatcacagaatGCTGTGCAGAGCCGGCTGGTGAGTATAAAAACACTGATCTGAAAAATTTGTCTAATTAAAGTGTTGCAAAATTACTATtgattattatatatttatgtatttattatcaTCATATAATAATATCTGTCTGCATCCTCCTCCACTTACTGGACCAGACAGAGCCTAAACACACCTGTTCGTCTTACAAATCAGATTCTGCATGTGTGTAACTTTCATATTATGTGACATATCGGAAGCATGCATCAGGAACtatataaataatatgtttagcatgacatatattttaaaataaactattaaaaaaagcattttttgaaaataaaataagggtTTCATAAAcctcaaattgttttttttttaacttgggTCTTGACATTTTGGGTTTTAAGCAATTTAAATTGTCATAGAGGTGATCAAATGCAACTAGGTcaatgaaaaatctgtgaaatagCCCTTTAGTTAGAATTGGAAGCCTCACTCATGAGAATTATTTTCTCCTTGGAGATAAAGgcatcttttctttcttaattttttaaaaaaaaattttttagggaatgcagaattaaaataaaatgagcttCTCAATGTCTGAAACCAACCTCACTCTTTTTTCCCGTGCAGGCAGAGCTGTCCCTGTCTCAGCGGAAAATGTGCTGTGAATTGTCCAGGCTCAGGGGAGAAGAGGTTGACGAGAGCTTACTAGATCCCCTGTCGTCCCTCTCGAGCGCACAGCATGTAAATCCACCATTTTTAAGCACATTTACAGAACACCTCGCTCAGAAGAGCTGTCcaattgtctttatttaaaaaatcaattcaaacatattttataacaaCACTTGTGGATGTTTCAGTATATAAAATTAAAGCTGTGAAACGCTAAAGCTTTACCTTAGAGAATCTTagtaacagaaaaatgttttttctgctttaaaagaaGATTGCAGTTAATTAAAAACCTAACATGGTGATGTCACACGTccaaagatttgttttaatcaaattgaatctataaatcagatttctacatttagattacattttgatgacatttttcattttacagtttgGGTGACATTATTTAAACTTTGACTTCCAAGAAGAGCTTCAACAGCTCTATAGCAGCTGACTGCTGTACTGTAAAACTGTTAATaccctttaaactttttcatattttattactgTAAGTGCAGCAAGCTCTCACTAGTCTAGCCCCTTAAAGCTCTTTCATACGCGACACGtttcttctagaaaaaagaGGTCTTGAATCCGACGGTCATCTTTCAGTCTTTACTGAActtaaaagaa
This genomic interval carries:
- the LOC102237801 gene encoding rab GTPase-binding effector protein 2-like, whose product is MSSEKKDTVASLQAQLAEYRAQAEHWQGVATICELSKQEELAELQKQCDEEIQSLQEALRETAAQYEARIAVLQSQPVDWRRTSGHNATSSRKGRGDADFSTNDSPTSGVNSSKEDEAASPADQTRSQPAESEAAAEGESSALSAEGYFSLQNCDSASLSSFSLDTPSLPRKLLAQDDTDSLVSTGTLVPEAIYLPPAGHRLVTHSDWDAMNAQLSELRGEVSRLQAEKEELERELDTHTHQTHKQVSLLQSQVQASETLLQDLQKSFSQSQNAVQSRLAELSLSQRKMCCELSRLRGEEVDESLLDPLSSLSSAQHGAHCEERLRIEIVNLREQLDSRTEENDVLEVQLSTLRTETEKIQAQKDQQQAELLSCRSELDALRVALTHLQSSNKTLTHDKAVLHQQCLELRSQVISLRSQVDTSQTVQRDFVELSQSLQVKLELIRQAESLEQVKEILGESVREAESQPADAS